The following proteins are co-located in the Calliphora vicina chromosome 2, idCalVici1.1, whole genome shotgun sequence genome:
- the Trp1 gene encoding translocation protein SEC62 isoform X1, producing the protein MSADEIVDEEGYNVVPEDEPEYTGPGEEHVEKPSKDEIKVAKWMKKNIKTKKTKFLSHNVEYFTSNKAIDGLMKSKFAEGDNALFTTRDHVIDFLDLMLEHKFFHRAKKVPISLDDLRGVKTSKKEETTKDNKQTKKEKDDKKDTEAEAEASGNNGVSDEAGGTSASGEKKEKKKRKIRLDMHPEQVFVDGSEAYVWIYDPIPIHYWIYGLILLLGAIGICMFPLWPPMLRKGVYYLSLVAAGFLVFILALTVVRLIIFTIVWAVTGGKLHFWIFPNLTEDVGFFASFWPLYESNYVSEEKSSSKSKKSKSKSKKKEKDSDVEDNEEAPDAIPLEPEKIEEIKEHDADMELRLRSNAGSNTKGDTEDDSHSGSSSANEAPQESDVKCSQNQSESESDGKDYEIISSSEVQNVK; encoded by the exons ATGTCAGCTGATGAAATTGTGGATGAGGAGGGTTATAATGTAGTGCCTGAAGATGAAccg GAATACACTGGTCCCGGTGAGGAACACGTGGAAAAGCCCTCCAAAGATGAAATCAAAGTCGCCAAATGGATGAAGAAAAACATCAAGACcaagaaaaccaaatttttaagtCACAACGTCGAGTATTTCACCTCAAACAAAGCCATCGATGGTCTCATGAAATCGAAATTTGCCGAAGGTGACAATGCACTTTTCACAACACGCGATCATGTTATAGACTTTTTGGACCTTATGTTGGAGCACAAGTTTTTCCATCGTGCCAAAAAGGTGCCCATTAGTTTAGATGATTTGCGTGGCGTAAAGACCTCCAAAAAAGAAGAAACCACAAAGGACAACAAGCAGACCAAGAAGGAAAAAGATGACAAAAAAGATACAGAAGCCGAAGCCGAGGCTAGTGGCAATAATGGTGTGAGTGATGAGGCCGGTGGCACTTCGGCCTCGGGCGAGAAAAAGGAGAAAAAGAAGCGTAAAATCCGTTTAGATATGCATCCCGAACAGGTGTTCGTTGATGGCTCAGAGGCCTATGTTTGGATTTATGATCCCATACCCATACACTATTGGATTTAtggtttaattttattactggGCGCCATAGGCATCTGTATGTTCCCCTTGTGGCCTCCAATGTTGCGCAAGGGAGTCTATTATCTTTCTTTGGTGGCTGCCGGCTTTTTGGTATTCATATTGGCTTTGACTGTAGTACGTTTAATCATATTCACCATTGTGTGGGCGGTAACGGGTGGCAAATTACATTTTTGGATTTTCCCCAATTTAACAGAAGATGTGGGTTTCTTTGCCTCCTTCTGGCCTTTATATGAG AGCAACTATGTTTCTGAAGAAAAATCCTCCTCCAAATCGAAAAAATCCAAATCAAAATccaagaaaaaagaaaaagacaGTGATGTGGAAGATAATGAGGAGGCCCCTGATGCCATACCTTTGGAACCCGAGAAAATTGAGGAAATCAAAGAACATGATGCCGACATGGAACTAAGATTGCGCAGCAATGCTGGCTCTAACACTAAAGGCGATACCGAAGATGATTCTCATAGTGGCAGCAGTAGTGCCAATGAAGCGCCTCAAGAATCTGATGTTAAATG
- the Trp1 gene encoding translocation protein SEC62 isoform X3, with the protein MSGDEDFDDEYTGPGEEHVEKPSKDEIKVAKWMKKNIKTKKTKFLSHNVEYFTSNKAIDGLMKSKFAEGDNALFTTRDHVIDFLDLMLEHKFFHRAKKVPISLDDLRGVKTSKKEETTKDNKQTKKEKDDKKDTEAEAEASGNNGVSDEAGGTSASGEKKEKKKRKIRLDMHPEQVFVDGSEAYVWIYDPIPIHYWIYGLILLLGAIGICMFPLWPPMLRKGVYYLSLVAAGFLVFILALTVVRLIIFTIVWAVTGGKLHFWIFPNLTEDVGFFASFWPLYESNYVSEEKSSSKSKKSKSKSKKKEKDSDVEDNEEAPDAIPLEPEKIEEIKEHDADMELRLRSNAGSNTKGDTEDDSHSGSSSANEAPQESDVKCSQNQSESESDGKDYEIISSSEVQNVK; encoded by the exons ATGAGTGGTGATGAAGATTTCGATGAT GAATACACTGGTCCCGGTGAGGAACACGTGGAAAAGCCCTCCAAAGATGAAATCAAAGTCGCCAAATGGATGAAGAAAAACATCAAGACcaagaaaaccaaatttttaagtCACAACGTCGAGTATTTCACCTCAAACAAAGCCATCGATGGTCTCATGAAATCGAAATTTGCCGAAGGTGACAATGCACTTTTCACAACACGCGATCATGTTATAGACTTTTTGGACCTTATGTTGGAGCACAAGTTTTTCCATCGTGCCAAAAAGGTGCCCATTAGTTTAGATGATTTGCGTGGCGTAAAGACCTCCAAAAAAGAAGAAACCACAAAGGACAACAAGCAGACCAAGAAGGAAAAAGATGACAAAAAAGATACAGAAGCCGAAGCCGAGGCTAGTGGCAATAATGGTGTGAGTGATGAGGCCGGTGGCACTTCGGCCTCGGGCGAGAAAAAGGAGAAAAAGAAGCGTAAAATCCGTTTAGATATGCATCCCGAACAGGTGTTCGTTGATGGCTCAGAGGCCTATGTTTGGATTTATGATCCCATACCCATACACTATTGGATTTAtggtttaattttattactggGCGCCATAGGCATCTGTATGTTCCCCTTGTGGCCTCCAATGTTGCGCAAGGGAGTCTATTATCTTTCTTTGGTGGCTGCCGGCTTTTTGGTATTCATATTGGCTTTGACTGTAGTACGTTTAATCATATTCACCATTGTGTGGGCGGTAACGGGTGGCAAATTACATTTTTGGATTTTCCCCAATTTAACAGAAGATGTGGGTTTCTTTGCCTCCTTCTGGCCTTTATATGAG AGCAACTATGTTTCTGAAGAAAAATCCTCCTCCAAATCGAAAAAATCCAAATCAAAATccaagaaaaaagaaaaagacaGTGATGTGGAAGATAATGAGGAGGCCCCTGATGCCATACCTTTGGAACCCGAGAAAATTGAGGAAATCAAAGAACATGATGCCGACATGGAACTAAGATTGCGCAGCAATGCTGGCTCTAACACTAAAGGCGATACCGAAGATGATTCTCATAGTGGCAGCAGTAGTGCCAATGAAGCGCCTCAAGAATCTGATGTTAAATG
- the Trp1 gene encoding translocation protein SEC62 isoform X2: MSEKKRSRKRKEYTGPGEEHVEKPSKDEIKVAKWMKKNIKTKKTKFLSHNVEYFTSNKAIDGLMKSKFAEGDNALFTTRDHVIDFLDLMLEHKFFHRAKKVPISLDDLRGVKTSKKEETTKDNKQTKKEKDDKKDTEAEAEASGNNGVSDEAGGTSASGEKKEKKKRKIRLDMHPEQVFVDGSEAYVWIYDPIPIHYWIYGLILLLGAIGICMFPLWPPMLRKGVYYLSLVAAGFLVFILALTVVRLIIFTIVWAVTGGKLHFWIFPNLTEDVGFFASFWPLYESNYVSEEKSSSKSKKSKSKSKKKEKDSDVEDNEEAPDAIPLEPEKIEEIKEHDADMELRLRSNAGSNTKGDTEDDSHSGSSSANEAPQESDVKCSQNQSESESDGKDYEIISSSEVQNVK; encoded by the exons GAATACACTGGTCCCGGTGAGGAACACGTGGAAAAGCCCTCCAAAGATGAAATCAAAGTCGCCAAATGGATGAAGAAAAACATCAAGACcaagaaaaccaaatttttaagtCACAACGTCGAGTATTTCACCTCAAACAAAGCCATCGATGGTCTCATGAAATCGAAATTTGCCGAAGGTGACAATGCACTTTTCACAACACGCGATCATGTTATAGACTTTTTGGACCTTATGTTGGAGCACAAGTTTTTCCATCGTGCCAAAAAGGTGCCCATTAGTTTAGATGATTTGCGTGGCGTAAAGACCTCCAAAAAAGAAGAAACCACAAAGGACAACAAGCAGACCAAGAAGGAAAAAGATGACAAAAAAGATACAGAAGCCGAAGCCGAGGCTAGTGGCAATAATGGTGTGAGTGATGAGGCCGGTGGCACTTCGGCCTCGGGCGAGAAAAAGGAGAAAAAGAAGCGTAAAATCCGTTTAGATATGCATCCCGAACAGGTGTTCGTTGATGGCTCAGAGGCCTATGTTTGGATTTATGATCCCATACCCATACACTATTGGATTTAtggtttaattttattactggGCGCCATAGGCATCTGTATGTTCCCCTTGTGGCCTCCAATGTTGCGCAAGGGAGTCTATTATCTTTCTTTGGTGGCTGCCGGCTTTTTGGTATTCATATTGGCTTTGACTGTAGTACGTTTAATCATATTCACCATTGTGTGGGCGGTAACGGGTGGCAAATTACATTTTTGGATTTTCCCCAATTTAACAGAAGATGTGGGTTTCTTTGCCTCCTTCTGGCCTTTATATGAG AGCAACTATGTTTCTGAAGAAAAATCCTCCTCCAAATCGAAAAAATCCAAATCAAAATccaagaaaaaagaaaaagacaGTGATGTGGAAGATAATGAGGAGGCCCCTGATGCCATACCTTTGGAACCCGAGAAAATTGAGGAAATCAAAGAACATGATGCCGACATGGAACTAAGATTGCGCAGCAATGCTGGCTCTAACACTAAAGGCGATACCGAAGATGATTCTCATAGTGGCAGCAGTAGTGCCAATGAAGCGCCTCAAGAATCTGATGTTAAATG